Genomic DNA from Fusobacterium sp. SYSU M8D902:
GGTATAATGGATATACTTTTGGTAACACACAAGTATATAACCCTTGGAGTATTTTACACTTTGTGAGAGTGAAAGAACTGAGTCCTTTTTGGGTAAATACCTCTTCTAATTACTTAATTAGAGAAATATTAAAAAATAGTAATCAAGAAGTTTTTAAAAATTTAGAAAAACTTTTTAACAAAGAAGAATTATTAACTAGGGTAGATAGTAATGTAGAAGTTCACACTCACCTAGCGGAAAATGAAGTTTATTCCCTAATGCTATACTCTGGGTATCTGACTTTGAAAGAAAAAATTACTTCAGATATTTATAGTATTAGAATACCTAACAAAGAGATTATGAGTTTTTTTCATACCACATTTATCAGTATAGTTTTTAATAGAATTGCTGTGATAGACAATGTAAAAATTGCTCTTATTACTAGAAATTTAAAATTACTAGAAGAGTCAATAGAAAAACTTATTATGGAAAATTTAAGTTCCTTTGACATCACTCAAAAAGAAAACTCTTATCACATGTTCTTAC
This window encodes:
- a CDS encoding PD-(D/E)XK nuclease domain-containing protein, which encodes YNGYTFGNTQVYNPWSILHFVRVKELSPFWVNTSSNYLIREILKNSNQEVFKNLEKLFNKEELLTRVDSNVEVHTHLAENEVYSLMLYSGYLTLKEKITSDIYSIRIPNKEIMSFFHTTFISIVFNRIAVIDNVKIALITRNLKLLEESIEKLIMENLSSFDITQKENSYHMFLLGFLIAMKTDYEPHSNIESGYGRADIILEPLYRNRTGYILELKLAKDEEDLERKAEEGAKQIKLKKYTQFLESKGVKDIVKIGVAFEGKKVKFRYID